A window of the Miscanthus floridulus cultivar M001 chromosome 14, ASM1932011v1, whole genome shotgun sequence genome harbors these coding sequences:
- the LOC136502580 gene encoding protein ALP1-like has protein sequence MDQRTKVLICSAAAYMFLFMVATVIQSRKRKRRASRVGITYAPIEERDRIRQEYLDTCIWKDDTTCVNMLRLNRACFYRFCNLFRDRGLLQDTTHMCVEQQVAMFLNTVGHNLRNRLVGTNYKRSGETVSRYFNNVLHAIGELRTEFIRPPSLQTPSKIAGNYRWDPYFKDCIGAIDGTHVRASVPKDLEHSFRGRKSFATQNVMAAVDFDLRFTYVLAGWEGTAHDALVLRDALERPNGLRVPQGKFYLVDAGYGAKPGFLPPFRGVRYHLNEWGNNPVQNEKELFNLRHSSLRVIVERAFGLLKRRFKILDDATPFFPFQTQVDIVVACCIVHNFVITDGIDEFIIQDSNWPMQTHATSYTGQASEHAATVQFRQTIADQMWVDRQNHYVN, from the exons ATGGATCAGAGAACCAAGGTTCTAATTTGTTCAGCTGCTGCATATATGTTCTTGTTCATGGTGGCCACGGTTATTCagtctagaaaaagaaaaagacgtGCCAGTAGAGTTGGTATTACTTATGCGCCAATCGAGGAAAGGGATAGAATTAGACAAGAATACCTAGACACTTGCATTTGGAAGGATGATACAACTTGTGTAAACATGCTTAGACTTAATAGAGCATGTTTCTATCGATTTTGTAACCTTTTTAGAGATCGAGGGTTGCTTCAAGATACCACTCATATGTGTGTTGAGCAACAGGTGGCTATGTTTCTAAATACAGTAGGGCACAACCTTAGAAATAGGTTAGTTGGAACTAATTATAAAAGGTCAGGAGAAACAGTAAGCCGCTATTTCAACAATGTCCTTCATGCCATTGGAGAGCTACGAACAGAATTTATTAGGCCCCCATCATTGCAAACTCCGTCCAAAATTGCCGGAAACTATCGGTGGGATCCTTATTTTAAG GATTGTATTGGAGCTATTGATGGTACACACGTAAGAGCATCTGTTCCTAAAGATTTGGAGCATTCGTTTCGTGGTAGAAAGTCCTTTGCAACTCAAAATGTAATGGCAGCCGTAGATTTCGATCTACGTTTTACTTATGTCTTGGCTGGCTGGGAAGGCACAGCACATGATGCTTTAGTTTTGCGAGATGCTTTAGAACGCCCTAATGGCCTTCGTGTTCCACAAG GCAAATTCTATCTTGTTGATGCCGGTTATGGCGCTAAACCGGGATTCTTGCCTCCTTTCCGTGGAGTTAGGTACCATTTGAATGAGTGGGGGAATAATCCGGTCCAAAACGAGAAGGAGTTATTCAACCTTAGGCACTCGTCTCTTCGTGTGATCGTAGAGCGTGCATTTGGTTTACTTAAGAGGAGATTCAAAATTCTTGATGATGCAACTCCATTCTTCCCTTTCCAAACTCAAGTAGATATTGTTGTAGCTTGCTGCATAGTCCATAATTTTGTCATAACAGATGGGATTGATGAGTTCATCATTCAAGATTCGAATTGGCCAATGCAAACCCATGCTACATCATATACTGGACAAGCAAGTGAGCATGCTGCAACCGTTCAATTTAGACAAACAATTGCGGATCAGATGTGGGTAGACCGTCAAAACCATTATGTAAATTAA
- the LOC136502731 gene encoding osmotin-like protein, protein MDVVTSLSSPIKARQTCLMFCHCVTNSRLTTRSAIASSQLCQGLKVKAMARTLVLVAVLLAASAGATTATTLTIHNLCPHPVWPLVTPNSGLPSISDNTERLDPNALLSLTFPPTFWAGRVAARTGCDAAASGCWTGAAPPATVVQVTVHDGGSLDQATYSVSLVDGFNVPMVVSPQAIAGGGQCPALGCPVDLNCDCPPPQRAAEGVACRGPPEYFKNRCPLTRTTPTDVEPVPQSCRAPGELKVVFCQATIVTGDAAAAEGEMVIRSVVADS, encoded by the coding sequence ATGGACGTCGTCACATCACTAAGCTCGCCTATAAAAGCCAGGCAGACCTGTCTGATGTTTTGCCATTGTGTCACAAACTCACGCCTAACAACACGATCAGCTATAGCGAGCTCACAGCTCTGTCAAGGACTGAAGGTGAAGGCCATGGCCAGAACCCTGGTCCTCGTCGCTGTTCTCCTCGCCGCCAGCGCCGGCGCCACGACGGCGACCACGCTGACCATCCACAACCTCTGCCCGCACCCGGTGTGGCCGCTGGTGACCCCGAACTCGGGCCTCCCTTCCATCTCCGACAACACCGAGCGCCTCGACCCCAACGCGCTGCTCTCCCTCACCTTCCCACCCACCTTCTGGGCCGGCCGCGTCGCAGCGCGCACGGGCTGCGACGCCGCCGCGTCGGGATGCTGGACGGGCGCCGCGCCGCCCGCCACCGTCGTGCAGGTCACCGTCCACGACGGCGGGAGCCTGGACCAGGCCACCTACAGCGTGAGCCTCGTCGACGGCTTCAACGTGCCCATGGTGGTCAGCCCGCAGGCGATCGCCGGCGGGGGGCAGTGCCCGGCGCTGGGTTGCCCCGTCGATCTCAACTGCGACTGCCCTCCTCCGCAGCGCGCCGCCGAGGGTGTGGCGTGCCGTGGCCCACCGGAGTACTTCAAGAACCGGTGCCCGCTCACCCGGACCACGCCCACCGACGTCGAGCCCGTCCCGCAGAGCTGCCGCGCCCCCGGGGAGCTCAAGGTCGTCTTCTGTCAGGCGACCATTGTCACGGGCGACGCTGCCGCCGCAGAAGGCGAGATGGTCATCCGCTCTGTCGTCGCCGACAGCTAG
- the LOC136502729 gene encoding importin subunit beta-1-like — protein sequence MPLDVTQVLLSAQSADGAIRKHAEESLKQFQEQNLPGFLLSLSSELANEEKPEESRRLAGLILKNALDAKEQHRKNELFQRWLALDAGAKAQIKGLLLQTLTSPVASARSTASQVIAKVAGIEIPQKQWPELIGSLLANIHQVQPNVKQATLETLGYLCEEVSPDAVDQDQVNKILTAVVQGMNASEANSDVRLAATRALYNALGFAQVNFSNDMERDYIMRVVCEATQSPEMKIRQAAFECLVAISSTYYDKLATYMQDIFNITAKAVRGDEESVALQAIEFWSSICDEEIDILDEYSSEFTADSDVPCYYFIKQALPALVPMLLETLLKQEEDQDLDEGAWNLAMAGGTCLGLVARTVGDDIVPLVMPFVEENITKSEWRQREAATYAFGSILEGPSADKLAPLVNVALGFMLSALMKDPSNHVKDTTAWTLGRIFEFLHGSALETPPIITAENCQQILTVLLHSMKDVPNVAEKACGALYFLAQGYVDAGSASPLSPFFQDIVQNLLMVTHREDAGESRLRTAAYETLNEVVRCSTEVTAPIVMQLVPVIMVELHQTLEAEKLSTDEREKRSELQGLLCGCLQVIIQKLGGMESTKYSFLQYADQMMDLFLRVFACRNATVHEEAMLAIGALAYAAGPNFAKYMAQFYQYLEMGLQNFEEYQVCAITVGVVGDLCRALEDKILPFCDGIMTQLLKDLSSNQLHRSVKPPIFSCFGDIALAIGENFEKYLIYAMPMLQSAADLSAHTTATDDEMLDYTNLLRNGILEAYSGILQGFKSSPKTQLLMPYAPHIIQFLDALYNGKDMDDTVMKTAIGVLGDLADTLGVHAGPLINQSTSSLAFLEECLASDDPLVKESAEWARIAISRAVSG from the exons ATGCCACTCGACGTTACTCAAGTTCTCTTAAGTGCGCAATCTGCTGATGGCGCAATTAGGAAACATGCTGAAGAAAGCCTCAAGCAATTCCAGGAGCAGAACCTCCCTGGATTCTTGCTCTCCCTTTCAAGCGAGTTGGCCAATGAAGAGAAACCTGAGGAGAGCCGCAGGTTAGCTGGCTTGATTCTTAAGAATGCACTGGATGCAAAGGAGCAGCACAGGAAGAATGAGCTTTTCCAGAGATGGCTGGCACTGGATGCTGGTGCCAAGGCACAAATTAAAGGATTGTTGCTGCAAACTCTCACATCTCCTGTTGCAAGTGCCAGGTCCACTGCTTCCCAAGTTATTGCCAAGGTTGCTGGCATTGAGATTCCGCAGAAGCAATGGCCAGAGCTTATAGGATCATTGCTCGCAAATATACATCAGGTCCAGCCAAATGTCAAGCAAGCAACTCTTGAAACACTTGGCTATTTATGTGAGGAAGTTTCTCCAGATGCTGTTGACCAAGACCAAGTCAATAAAATACTTACAGCTGTTGTTCAGGGTATGAATGCTTCTGAGGCAAACTCTGATGTGAGGCTTGCAGCTACACGGGCATTGTATAATGCTTTGGGCTTTGCTCAGGTTAACTTCTCGAATGACATGGAGCGTGACTATATCATGAGAGTAGTTTGTGAAGCGACTCAGTCTCCGGAGATGAAGATAAGGCAGGCTGCCTTTGAGTGTTTGGTGGCTATATCGTCTACTTATTATGATAAGCTGGCAACATACATGCAGGATATATTTAATATAACTGCAAAAGCTGTGAGGGGAGATGAGGAGTCAGTTGCACTCCAGGCTATTGAGTTCTGGAGTTCCATTTGTGATGAGGAAATTGACATTCTGGATGAGTACAGCAGTGAATTTACAGCTGATTCTGATGTTCCGTGCTACTACTTTATCAAGCAGGCTCTTCCTGCCTTGGTGCCGATGTTGTTGGAAACTCTCCTCAAGCAAGAGGAAGACCAAGATTTGGATGAAGGTGCTTGGAATCTTGCAATGGCTGGGGGAACTTGTTTGGGCCTGGTGGCAAGGACTGTTGGTGATGACATTGTTCCTCTTGTAATGCCTTTTGTGGAGGAGAACATAACCAAGTCTGAGTGGAGACAGAGAGAGGCTGCAACATATGCCTTTGGATCTATCTTGGAGGGGCCATCAGCTGATAAACTGGCTCCTCTTGTTAATGTTGCGTTGGGCTTCATGCTGTCGGCGCTGATGAAGGATCCCAGTAACCATGTAAAGGACACAACTGCTTGGACACTTGGGAGAATCTTTGAGTTCCTTCATGGTTCAGCACTTGAAACTCCTCCTATCATCACGGCCGAGAATTGTCAGCAAATACTTACTGTGCTGCTTCACAGCATGAAGGATGTCCCAAATGTGGCTGAAAAGGCATGTGGGGCCCTCTATTTCCTTGCACAAGGTTATGTGGATGCTGGATCTGCATCACCATTATCCCCTTTCTTTCAAGATATTGTTCAGAACCTTCTTATGGTCACTCACAGGGAGGATGCTGGAGAATCTCGGCTGCGAACAGCAGCATATGAGACCCTAAATGAAGTTGTCAGGTGCTCCACTGAGGTGACGGCCCCTATTGTTATGCAGTTAGTACCTGTGATCATGGTGGAGCTCCATCAGACACTTGAAGCCGAAAAGCTGTCAACTGatgagagggagaagaggagcgaACTGCAGGGCCTCCTTTGTGGTTGCTTGCAGGTCATTATCCAAAAGTTGGGAGGGATGGAGTCAACTAAGTACTCTTTCTTGCAGTATGCTGATCAGATGATGGATCTGTTTTTGAGAGTTTTTGCATGTCGAAATGCCACAGTGCACGAGGAGGCTATGCTTGCTATTGGTGCATTGGCATATGCAGCTGGTCCAAACTTTGCAAAGTACATGGCACAGTTTTATCAGTATTTGGAGATGGGACTTCAGAACTTTGAGGAGTATCAGGTGTGTGCCATTACTGTGGGCGTTGTTGGTGATCTCTGCAGAGCACTGGAAGACAAAATTTTACCCTTCTGTGATGGCATCATGACCCAGCTTCTGAAGGACCTGTCCAGTAACCAGCTGCACAGATCTGTGAAACCACCGATATTTTCGTGCTTTGGTGATATTGCACTGGCAATTGGGGAGAACTTCGAGAAGTATTTGATCTATGCGATGCCTATGCTGCAAAGTGCTGCTGATTTGTCGGCCCATACCACCGCAACTGATGATGAGATGCTCGACTACACCAACCTGCTAAGGAATGGAATCTTGGAAGCCTACTCTGGTATCCTGCAAGGATTTAAGAGTTCACCCAAGACACAACTACTGATGCCATATGCTCCACATATTATTCAGTTCCTTGATGCTCTGTACAATGGAAAGGATAT GGATGACACTGTGATGAAGACTGCAATAGGTGTCTTGGGAGATCTGGCCGACACATTGGGTGTCCATGCTGGCCCGTTGATCAATCAATCCACCTCAAGCCTGGCATTTTTAGAGGAATGCTTGGCATCAGATGATCCTTTGGTGAAAGAATCTGCCGAGTGGGCGAGGATAGCAATCAGCCGTGCAGTTTCGGGTTGA
- the LOC136503752 gene encoding uncharacterized protein gives MADLNEEVGGTNGHAIWTAPETAFMLTHLANLVASGTKTCSGFKKVHLNTCAKAVDEKFRTMKTGEQVKNHLKTQQRKFAKMTKLRKVSATGWDEDNFIITLDEEHYNDYVKDHKADAEFLNRRLPNYGEMRTIFGNSMATGKFAKDSNSALGTEEANTENEDLNANTVSELNANGESEATPSPSNQGATSSASKPKKARIGGDEEDGLIAVISRVGDRLAEAIEKACAAPPPQPTNDLPDDLFNMLINLPGFDAAQLNLYYQYLVANKDMGRAFYNLPFDHKLMWVAMFVLERFPGQ, from the exons ATGGCAGACCTGAACGAGGAAGTTGGAGGAACAAATGGACATGCTATATGGACAGCACCAGAGACCGCTTTTATGCTGACTCACCTAGCCAATCTGGTGGCTAGTGGCACAAAGACATGTTCTGGCTTTAAGAAAGTCCATTTGAACACTTGTGCTAAAGCTGTCGATGAAAAGTTTAGGACTATGAAGACTGGAGAGCAAGTTAAAAATCATTTGAAGACACAACAAAGGAAGTTTGCAAAGATGACCAAGCTTAGGAAAGTGAGTGCTACTGGTTGGGATGAGGACAActtcattatcactcttgatGAGGAGCACTACAATGATTATGTTAAG GATCACAAGGCTGATGCTGAATTCTTGAACAGGCGCCTTCCAAACTATGGTGAGATGCGGACAATCTTTGGAAATAGTATGGCAACAGGAAAATTTGCCAAGGACTCAAATTCTGCATTAGGTACTGAAGAAGCTAACACTGAAAATGAAGACCTGAATGCAAATACTGTGAGTGAGTTGAATGCAAATGGTGAGAGTGAGGCCACTCCCTCTCCTTCTAATCAAGGGGCTACCTCATCAGCAAGCAAGCCAAAGAAAGCTAGGATTGGTGGGGATGAAGAGGATGGGCTGATTGCTGTAATCAGTCGTGTTGGTGATAGACTTGCTGAAGCTATAGAGAAGGCCTGTGCTGCACCCCCACCACAGCCCACCAATGATTTACCAGATGATCTATTCAACATGTTGATTAACCTTCCAGGTTTTGATGCCGCCCAGTTAAATCTGTACTACCAGTATTTGGTGGCCAACAAAGACATGGGACGCGCATTCTACAACCTTCCTTTTGACCACAAGTTGATGTGGGTGGCTATGTTTGTCTTAGAGAGGTTTCCAGGACAGTGA